From Hemibagrus wyckioides isolate EC202008001 linkage group LG11, SWU_Hwy_1.0, whole genome shotgun sequence:
TCTCTGGAGTAAAGACAGCCACAGATGTGAGTCTGATACAGATGCTAATGTCTGCCTGCAGAGATGAGGAGAACTTGTGCGAGACACTAGAGGAGCCTACCTGGACCAATCTTAACGTTTCAGTGGTATGTACTTTGAGTCATCAGTATGAATATAAGCAAAGTTTGCAAGCTATTACAACATATCTTGAGTCTATAGCTCATTATTGTGCAAACCTTTGCTAAACTCTTGCTAATATCAAAAGCTAAAATCTGTAATAGCTTTAAATTTTGCCAGGGACAAACAATGGGTTCTATAGGCATTTTGAGATGTCTAAAGACAGGCTGAATGGATAAACattgaatgtttattttagGTGAGTTTAAATAAACTCTGTAGAACTCCATTAGGAGTAGAAAATCCATTAGAATCTGCTGAGACTGTTGAGACTGTTGACTGGGGTACTGAGCTGAACTGTCAAGTCTTGATGCTTcgaatattttgttttattcagtcAAGAGAACTCTTTAAATTACAATGCAAATTAGTGCAACTGAAATATCAATTTgatgtctttatttttaaatagtccTGTTCCATTGCATCAGGTTTAATATTACTATAGAAATATGACCACCATCAATCAAGAAAACTCCAAAAAAAGAATAGCAAGTGTGAAAAAGCTGGTTATAAATGaacactatttaaaaaaaaattaacgtAAATACTCCTAATGTCATATTTGTTTTATGATTCTGAACCATCCCTTCTTGCCCCTAGGCTTTTGGCTTTCTGAATTTCTCCCTGTGGGCTGGTAACATTTGGTTTGCCTACAAAGAAACAGGCTTACATAAGTCCGGTCAGCGCTATCCCTCCAGAACGCCCTCTGAGAAACGCAGTGGTAGCTTCAGGCAGTACAGTCAAAGCAGTTTTGACCAATCCGGAACAGGCTTTGGACAGAGGCTCTACAGCCAGCCAAGTTTTGACCTTTCAGGTGGAGGACTCAGCCTATTGCAGACCAGTCTGGGACAACCTAATGTTTACAGACAGATGGGCAGTCCCACTTCTAGAGGACCGCTCATATTTGTCAATGAAAGTCAGTGAGATAAGAGAATGCAGAGTGTTTACACTGTATGAGGGAGATAGTCAGGAGACAATGTGAAAAAAATTGAGtaaagataaatagatagatataatTTCTGAAAAGATTGTCATAtgaagttgaaaaaaaaagacagtaaaaGAATGAATCCAAGGCACTATATGTGGAAATTATATGGTTTTTGACAGAAGAGGCAGcaagtttaagtgtttcatttAGATTAGTTTggtgattttatatattttttgttcatttgattattattaaatgtgatttaaatgacaaatatatattatataatttgtgTGAGAATTTTTCTCAAATTCTAATTCAAAAATATTTAGTGTACAATCgtactttaataggaacacctttGCCACTAAagcatgcaattatccaatcagccaatcatgtaacAGCAATGCAGGCCTATAtcctgcagatacaggtcatgagcatcagtgaatgttcacatcaaacatcaacaTGAGGAAAAGTGTGCTCTAagtgactttaaccatggcatggttgttggtgccagatgagcTGGCTTAAGTATTTcggaaactgctgatctcctgcgattttcacacacaacagtctctggaGTTTATAAAGAAtgatccaaaaataaaatataaaaaacacagaGTGAGTGCTGTCTTGCAGGTGGTAGGCTTCAGTAAATCAGTCTTTACAAACATGGTGAGTAGAAAATCATCTAAGAATGCACAATACATTGAATCTTGAGGCAGATGTTCCTATTAATGTGGTCAGTGATTGTAAGTGGATTGAGATAGATGTAACATATcccattatttatttgtgttatgCCGCTGTAAAATGGTGTCTCTGGTATTTTTCCCATTTGGTACAATTTcaaatgtataatgtatatgtagtAATTGCTTCGTGTACTGTAGTGATATTGTAACTACATAGGGCTCAAAATTGAGAAATGTGAACCACAGTCTGACACTGGGAGGTGTCTGAGGATGTAAAATGACTGATATGAGGGCTGTATTATTAATGACTGTCTGTTCATAGTGTTCAGTGCAGTGCAGAAAGTGTGTCAGAGTCTATGCAAGTGATGCAATCATGTTGTAACCTATGTTGCGTATAATGTTGATTTCTCTGATCTCACCTTGTCaaaatatggaaataaaaatattacaattcCACCAACTTGCTGTGATGACTGTTACATGCATACAAACATAAGGAAGACTTGGATCACTGAGGCGTATTTTTGTTGTGCATGGCTGATATTTTTGGGTTTAAGTGGCTCTCATCGGAGATCAGTAGtgttgaatataaatataaatataaacataagaTCTAATCTCAGAATCATTTGAATTTCTGCAAGTTGCAATATATCATGCTGAGAACGTATTAACCATTACAAGATAATCATATATAAGGATGCAGTATTGTGGTTTCTACTTTTTGCAGCCAGATTTTATTAGTTTACTCTTGAACACTTTCTTCACTTTGTTGTGCTCCTTAATATTGTTTTAGTgctaatttttttgtatattcatTGCATCTTCTCTTGTAAATAAATCTGCTTCTTCTCAGCTCCGGACAAAGGGATGGTGAAGATGCTCGTTTTCCTCACGAAGCCTTGTTAATGAGAGGGTAGGAGGGTGCAATTAAGATCTCTAGGTCTGTCAGAGTCCTGGCCTGTACTCATGGCTACAGACGGTTTAGCATTCTCCGACCCACTGCAGTGAAGCTAACTGCCTGCAGGTGCCCAGCCCCTGAAATTGCAGCTTTAGGTGGCTATAAGTCTATAGCTGATGCCATTTAGCTTATAACAGGAAATGAAAGGTTACAACTTAAGAACTGTCTTCAACTGTTAGTAGGGTTCAATTACAGAACatgaattctgtgtgtgtgtgtgtgtgtgtgtgagagggggggggtaggggaaaaagagaaaggaagcCTGTGAACAATAATTGCAGTGTTCTTAAATAATGAACTCCAAGTTGTTccaagatgatgatgatataatcaGCAGTCTATTGATAGGTTTTAGCCATATGTCATATTATTCACATATGAGTAAACAAATGTGAATGCTTCTTTCTCTGGACCAAGTAACATATAAGTCATTGCCACCTTGCCAAGATATATACTTATTTAAATAGAAAGTTCTCTATGTTCAGCTGGAGGAATTgaaaaaatcattaaatgtgtgttagacATTGTAAGAAAAAGACAGGTTTTATTATTTGGGCTGGCAGTTCATTCCATCAAGGCAGAATTACCGTGGTGCTGCAAGGAGTTCTTTCAATTCAGCTACAGATAGTTCAGTATAAAAGTTCATCCAAGACTCAGCTGAGTGGATGATAAGACACCATGTTGTTAGTGATTTGCTGGTACAAGTGTATGTAATGGGGAGGTGAGGATGACTCTTCCTTCCCCTCTTCCCCCTCCTCATTCTGTTCATCCATCTGTCCCTCCTGGCTCTCTGACAGTGTTTTGCTCACCGAGTCTCATGAATGAAAAAAGCTATATGATATAGCTCTTAAATTTGTGCACTGTAGCATTCTTGGTGGTAAACTACATTTCagaaatattcattatttatcatAGCCTATAACATATCTATAcagaataaatattacatattaaatCATCTTTTCACCACTGGGCAATAACAATTTGATTGGTAGTTATTTGTTAGAtgttaataagaaaatagaaagtTACTTTAGCGTTTTCTGAAGCAgagcaaatataaaatataaaaatccaaAAACTGTTAACCACATTCAGTGGAATTTATAATGTTTCAAAGtgctataaacatttttaaaacatattaaagGGTTGTTGCCTATGTACCCAGCACatgaatattaaattcatgAATATTAGAAATGAGAGCGCTTATGCCAGTTATTCTCAGGAGAATGAAGAAAATCATATCATATGATGTATACAAACATCCATACAGGTATTACAATCTTACGATCTAAAAAAGtgctactacttctactactaccactactactactactactaataataataataataatatacaataaaataataatagtaatagtatagtagtagttTTGGGAAAAAGTAAACCAGTTAAATGCATAATTCTTCTtgcttttttcattatttaagtGTAAACTGTAGCCCATCAGGAGCATAAGCTCTGGCATGGCTGGCCTCCCCCCGTGCTTATCAGAGAGATCAAAGCACCCAGTCTCTGTCCAACTCCCAGTGcgcttctcctcatcctccaaaCAAACCTCTTAGTGACATTTTATGTTCCTCCACCAGTGCTAACTATGTCCAATATTTGTGCGATGTAATATTTAGGTAGATATATTCAACTAAAAAAAACCACAGCACTGTTCTATATTTCTTAATGATTATTTTGTGGAGCCTGCAGAGAAGCAAGCAGCTTATGGAATCGACTGCCCTCTGTTGTCTGATCCACTGTTACAGCAACAGCTTTGATCATTAATAATGCCATGTTTATCCATTAGCTGTCTCATTAAAAACCTCAATAGTGTGATCATTTAGTAAGTTTGCATGACATCTACCTTACAGAGACAACCCAGTGTAAAGGAGGTGAGTTCTCAGCTTTCAATTTTACTAATAAACACTATATGGAATTTGTACGTGTTTTATATTTCACACATGATGAAAATTACATAGACATACAAGGTACTCAGGTACATGATGGGTTTTATTAATTTTGGTAAATAGGACAAAGACATAATGCAAAACCATGGTCAAAAACATGCAAAAGTAAAGCAATGTGCAAACAACATAAACAATGGCAGGAAAAAGTGACCATCTGAATACAAATAACTAGATCAAACCAGGTAAGCAAGCTAAATCAAGGCTTAGTTTGGACTGGCACAATGCCACAGAGCATATACTCTGCAATGCATGTGAGAACTATTTATACTGAGTGTAGTGGCAGCTGTAGATAAGTCCAGGCGTGTGGGAGATGTAGTTCTTACAGTAGCAGCCATATTTGTAGGCCACACTGAAATATGACTAATGCAATATTTGATCATTTAGGATATGGTAATTTTGAAGCATTGATTGATAGTAATGGAAACTTAATGCTTATTGGTTCAGAAGATGGATGTTAATAATCAAGAGCCAAATGTATTCTCTTTAAGAATCAGCATTTTTTTGTCAGGGGGATGCAGGGGGAGTAAGAGAAGAGATTACAATTTAACCTGTGTCACTGTCCACTGTCCAGGAATTTGTACTATATCTCTGCACTCCATTTGTATCAGAACAGCTTCTTTGACATTCTTTGTCATTGCAGTCCAGTACTCAAATAAGTACACAAATATTCAGCAATTAATTTTTTCACACAGGTTAAGGATTATAATTCTGCCAAAAAGTAAAATACTATCCCCTGTTGGTGCTGATCAGTAGTGTAGGTTTAATTTAAACTAAATTATTATGACATATGACTCATTTTGTGattaaagctttttaaaaaacagtacTATTATTAACAGTACTGTGTTATTTAACAAGGATATATTTGACGAGCTGGTAATGGTACTAAAATTTCTAATTATTTACTTTtgaacaaattattattttattttattttattttattttattttattttattttattttattttattttattttattttattttattttattttattttatttcattttttgcaACATCAGACTTTTACATTATGCTAATTTATACGTGAGCCAGTCATGATTGGTTAGGTGTGTCATGCTTTCAAGGCGCTGAGCAGAAAGGGGGCCCAAGGGCATCTTAAAGAATGAAAATTTTTCAGGAGGAGAAAAATTCCTCCAGGGCATCAACCTGTCAAGGGGTTCACAGTTTAGATGGTACCAGAGCCAATTTATTTCTGTTGACATAAGTAATTGAGTTCTTTGTAATGACATCCTTTTAAGATTGTTTCCCCAAAaaggtataaaatataaatacagagtAAAACACATTAGAAGACCCGTTAAATATATGGAGGTTCTAAGGGCTCATTTATTAATTAGATTATTTTTAagtaagtaattaaaaaaaaaaaaaacaatattataaAAGGTGTTTCATTCACCCAAATAATGCAACAACAGAGAACTGTTTAATGAAATGCAGCATGACAATTGTGGATTTGATTTTGGAAAAGGTATAATTGCCacacaacattcaacattttattttatttgaacatATTAAACATATAATGTTCAAACTACAGATCTTGCAGATCTTAAAGGCAAGTAACCTTTGTGTAACTgacaataatataattaatcCATTAGATGGAACTATTTCCCTGACAAGAGAAGTTATTGCACTGAACTAGGTATAATACTTAGTTCTGCTAAATAATTGGCTAAGTATGTAGCAAGCTGATATGCCATAGTTCAAATAATGACCTAATTCAAATAGAATAGATCATACAACTCAGCAAACACTCCAACTGTACTTACTGTACTTTGGTTGAaacatccatccactcactccTTTTTGCTTTGTGCTGTAAGTACCTATTTACAGGAAGTCAACAAGGCACAATAAATGACTTGGGAGCTTTGCCCATGgttgtaattaattatttaagttTAAAGATTAACTCATAACAAAATGGTTGTTTACAGTTTGTAAGAAATATTGTAAAGCATTTTAGATAATCAGCAGCAAATATGTGGCATACAGTGATTTTGTATGCATGCGTCCATTTTTTAAGCATTAATGTTTCTAAACTTTCTAATAATGTACGGTTTCTAATAAAGTATGGGTGCAGACATACAGTATTTGTAAACTTGAGAGATCTTAAAATAAGTTTTTATACAGAGGTGTATAGAATAATTTTAAGCATTAATTTTTAGACAGAAGCAAAACTGTAAAgcgaaaaaaataattatatatgctTGGAAATAGCATAAGAAATcctatatttaatttattgtaatcttatatttaattaattgtaGACTGTTTGATTATCAGCATTTACGCTTTCGCTACGATGTTGTTTTTTGCAGTGTAGGCTGGGTTTCCAGTGCTAACATGACTGCGGACAACAAATCCACaatctatttaaaaacaaatgtataCATTCTCATAAAAATACAATTATGAGCAAAACACAGAAATCTAATCAAATACTATACTTGTGCACCAAAATCATCCACATAAATCCATCCAATCACATATCACAACCAATCACAACAAAATCACAACCAATCCTTGCCTAAATCTTAATCATAAGAAATCATAAATAccaaataaatagattaattaTGGTTTTCACAAAGCTTTGCTttgaataataaatgttatGTGTTGTGACAGTATTGGTTTAACAATGTCTGTGCTCTTCTGTTCACATAgattatttatacaaatatataagtTAAACAATGTACAAGAGaaactatttaaatgtaaataaagaaataatcatTCCCCCACTGAATGATTAATGCTTATGATATtgacaataatgataataaatatgtgtgcagtgtgtgtgtgtgtgtgtgtgtgtgtgtctgtctgtctgtctgtgtgttctaAAATGCAGAAAGGTCATACATCTTCTGGAGAGTGTTGACGCAAAGTCTGCAGATCTGTGAAGGTCTCAAAAGTGCAAGAAGCCAGGACACCTTTGGGTGATTTAGGATTAGGCAGATCTTCAGCAGGAGTACACAGGGTTTTCATTCTCTGGAAATATATGTTTTTCAATCATTCTCTGTTTTATAAgcataaaaaaatcatattccaagatattatatcttttatattcaatatatatagCAATATAGTCAATTTTCttgaaaaacaaatcaaagcAGCAGCCTCTTTTGAGAAAGAGTGGATGTacttactttttctttctttttcatttttcactatTTACTGTTATAGAGATTTACCTGACTTATGGAGCCAGGGGTCTTGTAAAATGCATACACCATCCATAAAGGAACCAACATGGTGGAGGAGAGTGTAAAGAAGCCTCCGAGAGCATAACCCCACCAGGGGTATTCATATAAGTTATTCAACTTTAGAGGAGTGTATTTAACCAAGGAGAAGACAAATGTCCCCTGCAGGAAAAGATAAAGAGGGATTAGTGATGGGGATAAGGAAGATTGATATGGAAATTAAACAGGTAGACTTAAGGCTCACATAACCTAGGTCCAATGTTTTACAGTTGGTGAAACTCTCATCTGTCTTGTCCAGAAAGACAGGCGCTGGTGACAGGTGTCACAAACAGATTTGCTAAGACATATTTACTAAGAGATGTTGATGCTGGTCCAATGCATCAATGAATATGCACTGATTTCATGCATTATATGATCCTGAAGTGGCATATATTATATAACAGATTACAAAactacttttttaatttttttttagagttctgatttattgtattatttcatAGACAAAAACCCTTATGTAATGTTAAAAACACCTTCACTAGTTGCTGAGAGAAACATTTCTCTCAGTTTAACTTACTATGCAAATAATAGGAGTCATATATTTCCAGCAGAATTTCATATGGGGCCAGGGACGATAACCGATCATGTCTTCAATATTGTCATACAGACGATCTGCACCTaagaaaagttttaaaaaacagACGATTGGGAATGTTTTCAATTATTGTTGTGCAATTTTGAGACTGTGTAGACAACGGCACCAAAGCTACCTTTATTAATGTGTTTCCTATTGTTTACGTCAGGGGTGTATAAACAACTGAACTGGCCATCTGTTAATGCACCTTCACCATAAAGTAAATTTAAAACCTTTATTATCAATTAAATCTCCTCCTCTTCCACTATAACTCTCTGCATAGTTATCAAGACAGCAGTAGCATTAAAACACAGGGCGATAAGAAAACTGACAGCAGATTCATTAAACTAAAACTAATACTTTGCATCTGTACTTAATTTGGTTGCTACTGTAGTGGCTGTCAAGGCAAATGCAATTGTAATATAATTAACCTATTAGCTCTAACTGTATTTACTACCAAGTACTAGTAAGCATATAGTATGCATATGGTATAGACATATTATGCCCTAGATTTAAGAGATTTTAGGACAGTCTTGGTTTTCATCAATCCCCAAGTAAAATTGAAAAAGTCTCTACCATAAACCCATCCAACACAGATGGACTGAAGAATGGCGAAGGCCAGCAAAGTCATTCCACTGCAAGCGTAATAATCAAATAACAGGAAGACATACAGCCCACCcttaaggaagagaaagaagacagaaaaagaagatagacagagagagagcgagagcgagagagagagagagagagagagggagagagagagagagagagagagagagagagagagcaatagtaCTCAAAAGGTTATATCAGCATTCATTTAAAACTAGCAGAACCTGCTGAAAGTAAGGAACAAGGAAATCCAAATTCTCATTCAATATGTCTGAGCTCTCACCTCTGTTACCATCAGTAGGCCAACAAGAAAGCTGACTACACAGATTAGGAGAAGTAGGATTTTACGCCGGTGTCCATTTTGGAAGAATGACGGGTACATGTCTGAGATTGCTGTCACCAACGCTTCATGATATACAAACTGCAGAAAAATTCAGAAAGTATTAAGATGTCTATATGATAATATGTGGATTATTATAATTAGAAGTATTATTCATcactgatgaaaaaaattaaaagaaataggaagctataaaaaaaaaaacaataaacaaaaaagcttTGTCAAAGCACACTTACTTCACTATCAAGTCCAAGGAAAATGATCATAATGAAGAAGAAAACTGCCCATAACTGAGGGAGAGGCATTAAGGCCACTGCACGTGGGTAAGCAATAAATGCCAGCCCAGGACCTAGAGAAATACAAAGTATGCAAAGATCTAATACAATTCAGACATATTTCATATAAATTCCCGAACAATGCCATGcaaaataattcatatttttctgagagaaaaattgtgctttttaaatgttttacatgATCAATTGTCACTTGTCATTGCAATAATAACTGTTAAAGTCTCTAAAATGGGTCTAGTAGTCTTGTTTTCAAATATAGTGATATGTAATATCATTATTTCCTCCCAATATTTTCTTTAAGAGGTAAATTGACTCTACATCAATTTTCTTGCCATACCTGATTCTGCCACCATTGAAATGTCCATTCCCTGTTCATCTGCCATAAAACCCAGGACAGAAAAAATGGCAAATCCAGCCACAAAGCTAGTCATACTATTTAGCAAGCACAAGTATAGACAGTCTCTGAAAAACAAGATACAACAAATTGGATAACATAAAAAACAGACTCTCTTtccatacacatacatattatGTACCATACAATCCCAGGTCTAATTAAGCACTAGAAAATAATagattttaaatagaaataatatatttaccTATAACAGTTATTATCATATTTATTATAGCTT
This genomic window contains:
- the synprb gene encoding synaptoporin b produces the protein MCMVIFAPLFAVCAFATCGGYSGQIMVKVECMDKTQRNISISFGYPFRLQQVHFSVPICEGKRYETLFLEGDYASSAQFFVTVSVLAFLYSLLATVVYIFYQNKYREKNRGPLVDCLVTVIFSCLWLVSSIAWAKTLSGVKTATDVSLIQMLMSACRDEENLCETLEEPTWTNLNVSVAFGFLNFSLWAGNIWFAYKETGLHKSGQRYPSRTPSEKRSGSFRQYSQSSFDQSGTGFGQRLYSQPSFDLSGGGLSLLQTSLGQPNVYRQMGSPTSRGPLIFVNESQ
- the LOC131362188 gene encoding sodium- and chloride-dependent GABA transporter 2-like isoform X3; this encodes MCGGFLICATKMEGTSLGQYTSQGGITCWRKICPLFEGLGYGSQIVILYTGVYYIIILAWAFLYLFFSFSSELPWANCKNSWNTEYCMEFNKNNMTDNIPDKITSPVVEFWEKRILGLSVGIEEIGNVRWELALCLLLAWIICYFCVFNGVKSTGKVVYFTATFPYLMLMVLLVRGLTLPGAISGITFYLYPDPTRLTDPQVWMDAGSQIFYSYGVCTGTLTALGSYNKYDNNCYRDCLYLCLLNSMTSFVAGFAIFSVLGFMADEQGMDISMVAESGPGLAFIAYPRAVALMPLPQLWAVFFFIMIIFLGLDSEFVYHEALVTAISDMYPSFFQNGHRRKILLLLICVVSFLVGLLMVTEGGLYVFLLFDYYACSGMTLLAFAILQSICVGWVYGADRLYDNIEDMIGYRPWPHMKFCWKYMTPIICIGTFVFSLVKYTPLKLNNLYEYPWWGYALGGFFTLSSTMLVPLWMVYAFYKTPGSISQRMKTLCTPAEDLPNPKSPKGVLASCTFETFTDLQTLRQHSPEDVLTAQSKKE